From the genome of Pontibacillus halophilus JSM 076056 = DSM 19796:
TCAGTTGCAAATCGCCAACACGGGCATCCCACTATCTACAATTGACACGGGCTCTGAGCAACTGCCTATGCGCCTATTAGTGGATGATGGTGATTCAGATGGTCTTGATTTGAGCGAGTTAACAGTCGTCTCAAGTGCACAAAGTCAGTCAGGTCCACCAACAACGTATACACTTGATGAATTTATTTCAACTGAAGAAACAAATCAAGTTGGTACAATTCCTCACGTGGATGGGGAGCGCACGATTACGCTTCGTGCTTATGGAGAAGAAGGTTCCACCTTCCAATCTGACGCAGCAGACACCGTCGATGCCTTTGAAGAATCTTTACCAGAGGATTATGCGTTTACGCAAAGTGGTCAAAGTGATGCAGCAACAGAATTCTTTATTGAGGTATCGAAGCTATTCTTGATTGTCTTGTTCCTCATTTACTTAGTAATTGCGGTACAGTTCAACTCCCTGCTTATGCCGTTCCTTATTACCGCTACTGTATTCCTTGCCATTACAGGAGCCATTGTCGGACTATTTGTCTTCCAAGAACCACTTAGCTTCTTAGCTGTTCTTGGCATCGTCTCCTTATCAGGAATCGTAGTACGGAACTCTGTTATTCTCGTCGAGTTTACAGAACAAAATCTTAAGCAGTCTATGGCGGTTGAGGAAGCCATTAAGGAAGCTGGACGAACGCGTATTCGTCCAATCGTTCTGACGACGCTAACGTCCATTGCAGCACTTGTTCCAATTATCTTTAGCGGCGATCAGCTATTCCAACCTCTAGCCGTATCCATTGTAGCTGGATTAGCATTCTCAACATTGTTAACTCTGCTACTGCTCCCAGCCTTTTATTTAATCCTTTATAAGGTAACGGGCAGACACAAAAAGGAGCAACCATCAAGCTAAATCACATTGTTTAACAGACCAAATCTTAAGATTTGGTCTGTTTTTTTTTGAGTTCTTCCTTTCCACGGCATGTCAGGAAAACTGGTTTCATTTAACGTTCATGAAACGGCCTCACTTTCCAAAAGCTAAACTTGAAAGGGGTGGAAAGAATGGGCAGAGGCAAAGGATATGAAGTTAAACGTCAAGATCATGAACATGAAAAACCACTGACAGCCAAACGGTTTGCAGAAATCGGGGAACAAAAGCCGTCGAACATGCATTCGAAAAAAGGCGGAGCCATCAAAGAATAAACAATGTTTTCCTTATACAAAAAAAACAGGGGTCTATTGATTAGACCCCTGTACCTCTACATATTTATCAAGCACTTGATTCACAACATAATGAATCGATTGATACAATTCCATATACCGCTTTTTCGGTACATCTATATAGTAACTATGAAGAATAACAAGCTCCATGTTCTCTTTCGTATTCTTTATTTGCGGCGGGTATACGGGCCCACCCGGATAAGCAGCCAGAAATTCCTCTACTGCCCCAGCCCATCTATTGTTCAAATCAAATATTGGATTCGTCTCTTCTTTCATGTAAGTAAAAAATGTTCGGTCATTTACCTCAGGTTTCCCTTCCTGTGAAAAAAACCGGTCATATAATGTGTCTACTTG
Proteins encoded in this window:
- a CDS encoding DUF1798 family protein, whose product is MNGLESTVQQLSLEMKEQVDTLYDRFFSQEGKPEVNDRTFFTYMKEETNPIFDLNNRWAGAVEEFLAAYPGGPVYPPQIKNTKENMELVILHSYYIDVPKKRYMELYQSIHYVVNQVLDKYVEVQGSNQ